The proteins below come from a single Spiroplasma endosymbiont of Atherix ibis genomic window:
- a CDS encoding CPBP family intramembrane glutamic endopeptidase encodes MKENSNNFWNNLKNKNNSFRSKHFDLSEETKFRFDILNYKTDGMIFVTSVLIVPFILALFIPFVADANSAFSSSSIFSLLYILSVSIGLIFNCIRNGAGFFKGGYSWVYMFILGPQIISVIIFPLTKFFLTENIEVIKFFASLLTMIVTEVIIITLALVYDRKILKRLKETIKYKWKEIILITIICTALMFLIINFIIQYLIESKLIGAGQSSNQSSLESILKDNKYGLKVKIVYAILLFILTVIIAPFCEELCLRNSFNLNASNKWLGFVSSSLFFGFVHWGPSFDFVHIMSYSAAGFILSGVFLYTKGNMTFSWFIHMLNNLIVFVLILL; translated from the coding sequence ATGAAAGAAAATTCAAATAATTTTTGAAATAATTTGAAAAATAAAAATAATAGTTTTAGATCTAAACATTTTGATTTAAGTGAAGAGACAAAATTTAGATTTGATATTTTAAATTATAAGACTGATGGAATGATTTTTGTTACATCAGTTTTAATAGTACCTTTTATTTTAGCTTTATTTATTCCTTTTGTAGCTGATGCTAATTCAGCATTTTCTTCAAGTTCAATTTTTTCACTTTTATATATTCTATCTGTTTCTATTGGATTGATATTTAATTGTATTAGAAATGGAGCAGGATTTTTTAAAGGAGGCTATTCATGAGTTTATATGTTCATATTAGGTCCACAAATAATCTCTGTAATTATTTTTCCTTTAACAAAGTTTTTTTTGACTGAAAATATTGAGGTTATTAAATTTTTTGCTTCTTTATTAACAATGATAGTAACAGAAGTAATTATTATTACTCTTGCTTTAGTTTATGATAGAAAAATCCTTAAAAGATTAAAAGAAACAATTAAATATAAATGAAAAGAAATAATTTTAATAACAATTATTTGTACTGCTTTAATGTTTTTAATAATAAATTTTATAATTCAATATTTAATTGAAAGTAAGCTAATAGGTGCTGGACAAAGTAGCAATCAAAGTTCATTGGAAAGTATTTTAAAAGATAATAAGTATGGTTTAAAAGTAAAAATAGTTTATGCTATTTTGTTATTTATATTAACTGTAATAATTGCACCTTTTTGTGAAGAATTATGTTTAAGAAATAGTTTTAATTTAAATGCATCAAATAAATGACTTGGTTTTGTTTCAAGCTCTTTATTCTTTGGTTTTGTTCATTGAGGTCCAAGTTTTGATTTTGTTCATATAATGAGTTATAGTGCAGCAGGTTTTATTTTATCGGGAGTATTTTTATATACAAAAGGAAATATGACGTTTTCATGATTTATTCATATGTTAAATAATTTAATAGTTTTTGTATTAATCTTACTTTAA
- a CDS encoding RluA family pseudouridine synthase, which produces MTIIKANQNDVDQTIFNFIKKNFKSTNLSIIYKWFRKGKIKINDVKVKDSKIKIKLDDEVKIYDSSQTKKRDQFIEVDFSNLEIIYEDENILIVDKQPNLEVHSPININLDQMVKSYLKSKGDYNPEQENSFVISHVHRIDKLTKGLVIYSKNKITLDTLLKELNNKNNITKLYLAKTENNNLQVGSIKGYIKYDNDNQKAKFRVEKFNNAKKVEQINTLIDEQKNIYEIQILTGRKHQIRAVCNFYKSPICKDFRYGAKRSELKEIDLIAYKIIFKNFDGHLAYLNDNEYKSKYNF; this is translated from the coding sequence ATGACAATAATTAAAGCAAATCAAAATGATGTAGATCAAACTATTTTTAATTTTATTAAAAAAAATTTTAAATCAACAAATTTATCTATTATTTACAAGTGATTTCGAAAAGGAAAAATAAAAATAAATGATGTAAAAGTTAAAGATAGTAAAATTAAAATTAAATTAGATGATGAAGTTAAAATATATGATAGCAGTCAAACAAAAAAAAGAGATCAATTTATTGAAGTAGATTTTTCTAATTTAGAAATCATATATGAAGATGAGAATATACTAATTGTTGACAAACAGCCAAATTTAGAAGTTCATTCACCAATTAATATTAATTTAGATCAAATGGTTAAAAGTTATTTGAAAAGTAAAGGAGACTATAATCCAGAACAAGAAAATAGTTTTGTTATAAGTCATGTTCATAGAATTGATAAATTAACAAAAGGTTTAGTAATATATTCTAAAAATAAAATTACTTTAGATACTCTTTTAAAAGAATTAAACAATAAAAACAATATTACTAAATTATATTTAGCAAAAACAGAAAATAATAACTTACAAGTAGGTAGCATTAAAGGTTATATAAAATATGATAATGATAATCAAAAAGCAAAATTTAGAGTAGAAAAGTTTAATAATGCTAAAAAAGTAGAACAAATAAATACTTTAATTGATGAACAAAAAAATATTTATGAAATTCAAATATTAACAGGAAGAAAACACCAAATCAGAGCTGTATGCAATTTTTATAAATCACCAATATGTAAGGATTTTAGATATGGTGCTAAAAGAAGTGAATTAAAAGAAATTGACTTGATTGCATATAAAATAATATTTAAAAATTTTGATGGTCATTTAGCATATTTAAATGATAATGAATATAAATCAAAATATAATTTTTAA